The genomic stretch GGCGGCGGGCCTCGTCCCAGCGGCCCAGGCGCAGCAGGGCGGGCAGCACCATGCCATGCGTGGAATGCGGGATGTGCGAGCACGTCATGTGGCGGTCGAGCATGCGCTGCACCTGGGTCACACAGCCCTCGTCGTCGCCCAGGAACTCGTGGTAGTCGGCGATGGCCTGGGCCTCGCACGCGGGACAGTCGCTGAGTGCGTCGCGGCGGGCGAACTGCCACAGGTTGAACGCCACGCGGGCGTCGTCGAGGTCGCCCCGGTGCATGGCGAGCGACATGCGGAAGTACGGCACGGTGCCGGCGCCCAGGCCCAGGTCCTGCACCCGCCGGGCGTAGTCGGCATGCAGGTCGCGGATCCGCTCCAGGGGAATCTGCGGGAAGTGGTGCGTGGCGATCAGCACCCACTTGTGGAACCATGTCAGCGAGCGCTGTTCCCACGGGCCGAACTCGTCCGGGTGGGCATCCAGATACGTGCGGCACCACGCGAAGGCGACGAGCATCTTCTCGCTCTGTCCGGCATAGGTGGCGCTGTAGATCAGCTCCTTGCGGGCCTCGTAGCCGGCCTCACCGTCCCGGGCAAGGTCGGCGGCCCGCACCGCGTCCTCGACCAGCGCCAGCCGCTCCGGGCCGTGTGACAGCGCCTCAGCGCGTTCGAGCAGATCCTGAGCAGTACCCATCGTCAGACCTCCTGTTGATGCCGACCCGGAGCGACGGCACTCGCTGCCGTGGCCTGACCGGCAGTGCTTGCCGTCGTCGTGATCCGCACGTTACTCATATTCATTGCACGCCGCTGCGTCTACTCCTCGTCCCGCCGGAAGCGAGCTGCGAACCGCCGGTCAGGACGGAGACCGCACTCCGGTGGGCCCCGTGTCAGTTCAGGTGCGGCGCCGGGGCCGCCGCGGTGTCCGGGCCGTCCAGGGCCGTGCCGATCAGGTCGAGCAGCCCCCCGTTGAGCAGTCCCAGCTCGCGGGCCGTCAGCGGGTGGTGCCCCAGCAGCAACGCCTGCACGTACAGCATGCCGATCACCCGGCGCAGCAGCGGCCCGTCCGGCAGGCGCGCCGCCCGCTCCAGCAGCGGGTGGTTCAGATTGAAGTGCACCTCGGTGGCGTAGTCCGCGCTGCCCTGAAGGTCGCCCAGCAGGTCGCCCCACAGACCGCCGCCGACGCTCTCGCGGGTGCGGTGCAGGTCGCGGCCGGCCCGGGGGAACGCCAGCGCACACAGCGCCGCCGGCTCGAAACGGCTCAGGCGGGCGTCGGCGTCCAGGGAGACCAGGGTGTCGCGCGCCGCCGCGAGCAGGGTGGCCGTCGCCTGCCGCTCGGCCGCCCCCAGCGGCGTGAGGTCCTGCACGAGGTCGCCGGCGTCCAGACGCGACACGCGCACCTCGGGGTGCAGCGCTCCGTAGCGCTCGAGCAGCGTGGCGTCGTAGGTGTACACGGCATGGATGACCGGTGGGCCACCCGGCGCGGCCAGCTGCGCCGCCTGCCGGTACAGGTTCAGGTCGGCCACGTAGCGCACCTCGGCGCTGCCGGCGTGGGCGAGCACCTCGGGCAGGGTCAGGCGGCCGGCGCTGGACTCGAAGGGCAGCCAGCGCAGGAACAGCTCCAGGAAGTCGTCGTCCTCGGCCGCCAGGGCCTTGATGCTCAGGTAGTGCAGGGCGATCAGTTCGCGCAGGGTGGCGGGGGCCCGCTCGGCCAGCCCGATCAGCCAGCGCCGCAGGGCCTGCGCGATCTCGGCGCGGGCGGCGTGCAGCGTGGCGTCGTCGCGCAGGGCATCCCGGGCCGCGTTCGGCCGCAGGGCTCCGGCGTCCAGCACGGCCTTCACGAAGAAGGCCCAGCGGGGCACGAGCTGCGTCTCCTCCTCGGAGAGCAGCATGTGGCGCACGTACACGCGGTGCTGCCCCCGGGCATCCAGGGTGGGTGTCCACGGCAGCACGAAGGCCACGCCCTGGACGCCGCCGGCCTCGGTGGCCACGTCCACGAACTCAAGAGGGCGCACGCCCAGCAACGTCTCGCCGTAGGCCAGCACGGCGGCGCGGCGGGCCTCCTCACCGGCTGTGTGATCCAGCCACGGAGCACCGCCCGCATTCACCGTGGTGCGCCGGCCGGGCTCGCTCACCATGACCGGATAGGGCAGCAGCGCTCCGTACTGCCCTGCCCACGCGGCCACCCGGTCCGGCAGCAGGTACTGGGCCCGGTCTTGCCGCGCCCGCAGCACCACGCGGGTGCCCACCGGCGTGTCCTCCGGGCCGTCCTCCAGGGTGTACGAGCCATCGGCCAGACCCACCCACCGCACGGGCGGCGTGCCGCTCACCGAGCGCGACACGACCTCGATCCGCTCGCTGACCAGGAAGCACGCCAGCAGTCCGATCCCGAACTGCCCGATGAACTCCACGCTGCCGCGCTTGGAACTGCGCCCGATGGTCGCCAGGAAGGCGTGGATGTCATCCGGTGTGAGGCCGGTGCCGCAGTCCGTGAAGGTCAGCGTGTCGTCCTGAATGGAAAATTCCAGCGCCGGGGTGAAGGGCGCTCCTCCCGAGTCCTGGCGGGCGCGGATGGCATCCACGCCGTTCTGCATCAGCTCACGCACGTAGACCTCGGGGCCGGCGTACAGATGCTCGCTGAGCAGGTCGATCAGGCCGCGCAGATCCACGGCAAAGGCGTGCGTCATGGCCCACATTCTTTCAGATGTGAGGCCCTCCCCCACCGGTGGGGTGGCGGATCGGGGGGTGCGCCGGGTGGCCTACGGCCCGCGCAGCGCCGCCACCCGTGCAGCCAGCGCCTGCCACGGCTGCAGCCGGAAATGCGTGTGTCCCAGCGGGCTGGTGCTGGGCAGCACCCAGACCTCTGCGCCCTCCAGCGGCTCCGGCTGGGGGCCGTACGGCACGCGGCCGGTCGCCACACCCAGCACCTCGGCCGCGCCGCGTTTGCTGGTGAAGGCCACGAGCTGCGGGCGGTGACGCGCGATCTTCTCGCGCAGTTCCGACGGTCGCCACGCGCCGGGCGGCAGCGCCGAGTCCACACCGCTGTGCCGCTTGGCGACGTCCGTCACACCGATGCCGAAGGTGGGCAGCAGCGGATATTCGTGTGGCGCGAGCTGCCGGGATGTCAGGCCGACCTCGTGCAGCACGCGCCAGAATTTGTTGGTGGGGTTGGCATAGTACGCCCGCGCCGCCGCACTGATCCGGCTGGGAGCCGTGCCGACCAGCACCAGGGTCAGCCCTGGCTCAAGAACGTCCGGGACGAGGTATTCCCCGTTCCCGTCCAGGGCACCGCCCTCTGCACCGCTACTTGTCGTCGTCGTAGCGCTGCTCCCGGAACGGATCGCCGCGCATGTGGTAGCCGTTGACCTCCCAGAAGCCGGGCTTGTCGCCTGCCATGAACTCCAGGCCGGTCAGCCACTTGGCGCTCTTCCAGAAATACAGGTGCGGCACGACCAGGCGCAGCGGCCCACCGTGCTCGGCGTCCAGCGGCTCACCGCCGAAGGTGTGGGCCAGCAGGTTCTCGGGCCGCGTGAAATCCTCGAGGCTCAGGTTGGTCGTGTAGCCGCCGACCGAGTGCTGCATGACGTGCGTGGCCGCCGGGTCGAGTTTCAGGTGCTCCATCAGGTCGGTCACGCGCACCCCGGTCCAGGTGGTGTCCAGCTTGCTCCAGTGCGTCACGCAGTGGATGTCGTAGGTGAGCGTGGTCTGCGGCAGGGCCATCAGGTCGGCCCACGTGAGGGTCTTCTCCTCGGCCAGTCCCGTGATCCGGATCACGACGTCCTCCGGTCGGTAGTGCTGGGTGGGGCCGTAGGTCAGCACCGGAAAGCGGGTCGTGAGCGTCTGACCGGGCGGAATGCGTCCGCCCATGTCGTCGGCCGGTTTCTTGAAGAAGTTCCCGAGCATGACTCAATTGGACGATGACGCATGCCCCGGAAGCTGTTGCGGAACTACCGGTTTCATTTAGACTCACGCACCTGTCTGTATGTGACACCATCCTGACGCACGCCGTCAGAATTGTGACAGGGTGTTGGTGTAACCTGAACACCAAGACCGGGGTGATTACCTTTCCCGAGTCCGCACATGCCCCGGCACCACCCGCGCCCACGGCCCCGGCCGTACCCGGCGCAAGGAGTACGCCGCATGTCTTCACTGTTCAACCGCACCGCTGCCCGCCACGAAGTCGAACGTGCCCGACTCATGAGCGATATCCGCGACATGGTCGCGGTGCTGCGTCGGCAACCCAATGAACTGCTGCCCTTCGACTGGGTTCGGCACCTCGCCCCCGACGGCGAGCACCAGCTCGGTCTGATGACCATCGAGGTCGATCACATCATCGGGAGCGTGGATCGCTACCGGGAGTTCGACCGCCACTACCTGCCCAAGGAACCGCACCTCGACGAGCGCTGGATCGGAGTGCGCAGTGCCCAGATGGACGGCAAGGAACTGCCGCCCATCCAGGTCTACAAGGTCGGCACCCTGTACTTCGTCAAGGACGGCAACCACCGCGTGTCGGTCGCCCGCCGTCAGGGCCAGAAGTACATCGACGCGTATGTCATCGAACTGAACGTCGCTGTGCCGCCCGACGAGGACGACACCCTGAAAGACCTGATCATCAAGGGTGAGTATGCCCAGTTCCTGAAGGCCACGAACCTCGACCGGATCATGCCCGGCCACCGCCAGATCCTGTTCACTACGCCCGGCCGCTACGAGAAGCTGCTGGAGCACATCCGCACCCGCGAGTACTATCTGAACCAGAAGCGGGCCGCCGAGGGCAAAGAGCCGGTGACCTGGGAAGAGGCCGTCGAGAGCTGGTACTGCCGCCTGTACCTGCGCATCGTGGAGAACCTCGACCTGCACCACGTCATGTTCCGCTTCCCCGGCCGCACCGAGGCCGACCTGTACCTGTGGATCATGGATCACCGCTACTTCCTGACCCAGAAATACGGCCACGATGTCGGCTCCGAACAGGCGACGAAGGACTTCGGCGAGCACTTCGCGCCGCCGCTGTACAAGCGTGCCCTCCAGCGCGCGCAGCTGCTGCTCACCGGGAAACTCGACCCGGCGACCTGACCGCCGCCCGAAGTACCACGACCGAACCGCGACCGGAACCTCCCCGCGCGGTTCGGTTCCGTTGTGGGATGCTGACCCCATGGCGCTGACGTTCGATGATCCGGTGCTGGGCGAGCTGACGTACGACCACGAGTTCGAGTGGTGGGACGGGCAGACCGACCTGGGTGGTCATCCGGCCGAGCTGCGGGTTCAGGCAGAACGCGACTGCCCGAGTGACCCCGCCGCGCGGCGCACCCTGGGCGCAGCCCTGACCCGGCTCCGCGAGACCGAAGGCCGGGTCAGGGCCGCGGTGGCCACCCGACTGCTCGACCTGGCCGAGGACTGGCGCGACGACGAGGACGATCCCGAACCGCTGACCATTGCAAGTGTCATGGCGCGGATCGTCCCGACGTCCGTGGAACTGACGCCAGATGGTGGAGCCACGCTGTACTACGCCGACGGCGAACTGTTTGCCGGTCACATCATCCTTGCCGGGGTAGACGCCTCGGGCCACGTCACCTCGGCCGGCATCGCCGGGTGACAGGCGGGCGGCTTTCGTCTCCTCCCCTATACTCGCCCTTACTGTGAGCGGCTCCATACACATCACCGAGGCGGCCCTCGCCTCGCTCATCGGGCTGACGGCCCACGAGATCCCCGGCGTGGTGGGCATGGCCCCCGCGAACCTCCGCGAGGGGCTGAGCCGCGTGCTGGGCCGGGCGAACGCCAGCGAGGGCGTGGTCATCGGCAAGGACGCGGGAAAGTACACGGCCGACCTGTTCATCGTCGCCGCCTATGGCGTGAGCATCCCAACCGTCGCGCAGAACATCGTGGACCGCGTGGTGCACACCGTGAAGACCCAGGCGGG from Deinococcus sp. AB2017081 encodes the following:
- a CDS encoding mismatch-specific DNA-glycosylase, which translates into the protein MDGNGEYLVPDVLEPGLTLVLVGTAPSRISAAARAYYANPTNKFWRVLHEVGLTSRQLAPHEYPLLPTFGIGVTDVAKRHSGVDSALPPGAWRPSELREKIARHRPQLVAFTSKRGAAEVLGVATGRVPYGPQPEPLEGAEVWVLPSTSPLGHTHFRLQPWQALAARVAALRGP
- a CDS encoding DUF2262 domain-containing protein gives rise to the protein MALTFDDPVLGELTYDHEFEWWDGQTDLGGHPAELRVQAERDCPSDPAARRTLGAALTRLRETEGRVRAAVATRLLDLAEDWRDDEDDPEPLTIASVMARIVPTSVELTPDGGATLYYADGELFAGHIILAGVDASGHVTSAGIAG
- a CDS encoding Asp23/Gls24 family envelope stress response protein; this translates as MSGSIHITEAALASLIGLTAHEIPGVVGMAPANLREGLSRVLGRANASEGVVIGKDAGKYTADLFIVAAYGVSIPTVAQNIVDRVVHTVKTQAGIELAATRVHAVGVQRV
- a CDS encoding DUF4032 domain-containing protein; this encodes MSSLFNRTAARHEVERARLMSDIRDMVAVLRRQPNELLPFDWVRHLAPDGEHQLGLMTIEVDHIIGSVDRYREFDRHYLPKEPHLDERWIGVRSAQMDGKELPPIQVYKVGTLYFVKDGNHRVSVARRQGQKYIDAYVIELNVAVPPDEDDTLKDLIIKGEYAQFLKATNLDRIMPGHRQILFTTPGRYEKLLEHIRTREYYLNQKRAAEGKEPVTWEEAVESWYCRLYLRIVENLDLHHVMFRFPGRTEADLYLWIMDHRYFLTQKYGHDVGSEQATKDFGEHFAPPLYKRALQRAQLLLTGKLDPAT
- a CDS encoding sulfite oxidase-like oxidoreductase; protein product: MLGNFFKKPADDMGGRIPPGQTLTTRFPVLTYGPTQHYRPEDVVIRITGLAEEKTLTWADLMALPQTTLTYDIHCVTHWSKLDTTWTGVRVTDLMEHLKLDPAATHVMQHSVGGYTTNLSLEDFTRPENLLAHTFGGEPLDAEHGGPLRLVVPHLYFWKSAKWLTGLEFMAGDKPGFWEVNGYHMRGDPFREQRYDDDK
- a CDS encoding HSP90 family protein, which gives rise to MTHAFAVDLRGLIDLLSEHLYAGPEVYVRELMQNGVDAIRARQDSGGAPFTPALEFSIQDDTLTFTDCGTGLTPDDIHAFLATIGRSSKRGSVEFIGQFGIGLLACFLVSERIEVVSRSVSGTPPVRWVGLADGSYTLEDGPEDTPVGTRVVLRARQDRAQYLLPDRVAAWAGQYGALLPYPVMVSEPGRRTTVNAGGAPWLDHTAGEEARRAAVLAYGETLLGVRPLEFVDVATEAGGVQGVAFVLPWTPTLDARGQHRVYVRHMLLSEEETQLVPRWAFFVKAVLDAGALRPNAARDALRDDATLHAARAEIAQALRRWLIGLAERAPATLRELIALHYLSIKALAAEDDDFLELFLRWLPFESSAGRLTLPEVLAHAGSAEVRYVADLNLYRQAAQLAAPGGPPVIHAVYTYDATLLERYGALHPEVRVSRLDAGDLVQDLTPLGAAERQATATLLAAARDTLVSLDADARLSRFEPAALCALAFPRAGRDLHRTRESVGGGLWGDLLGDLQGSADYATEVHFNLNHPLLERAARLPDGPLLRRVIGMLYVQALLLGHHPLTARELGLLNGGLLDLIGTALDGPDTAAAPAPHLN